ACAGCAGATGTTGAGGGGGCGAAAAACCTATTTTCGTCGATATAGCTGCTATTTCCAGATTCTTTGTCATTAGCTCCATTAAAATCAATAAATAAGACTGCTTTTAACTTTTAGTAGAAAACGAACCCATCCATGTATTTACTGATTACAACACTGGCAAAATTTGTCGAATTTTATAGCTATTTGCTACTTTTTCGGGTTTTATTAACCTGGTTCCCCCAAGTCAACTGGTCTAATCAACCATTTGCAGCCTTGAGCCAGATTAGTGACCCTTATCTCAATCTATTTCGTTCTATTATCCCCCCATTGGGTGGTATGGATTTTTCGCCCATCTTGGCCTTCCTGGTACTCAATTTGGCTGGAAGTTTTCTAGCAGGTCTGAGTCGTCTACCATTAGGACAGGGATTTTAATTAATTTCTGTAATTCCCCGGTCTTCTACAAGCCGGGGATGTATGGAAAAACGCAAAGGTCAGAATTTAATGATTTTTATCCTGACTCCCGACACCTGACTCCTGACTCCTATCTTCTCACTTGAGAGCTAAACCCAGATGCTTTAAATTGCTTCAGTTGCAATGGAGTTGGCTGATTTGCAGGTACAGAAATTCTTAACTCAAAATCACTAACACCTGGTGGAACTTCAGCAATAGAACCTAGACGGGTGCGGTTTTGTAGGATAGGGTTATTGTTAGCATCATAGATGCGTCCAAAGATATCTGCGTCATAGACTGTTTTATAAGTGCCATTTTCTGCTTTACCTGTGACGATATAGCAGTTTGCTGATCCTGAACCATTGCTAACAACAGCACCTTTTGCTAGTTCTGCTGGACAATCTTTGTACGATAGGTCAGAGAGTTTAATCTTTGTTAGTGCTA
This Anabaena sphaerica FACHB-251 DNA region includes the following protein-coding sequences:
- a CDS encoding YggT family protein translates to MYLLITTLAKFVEFYSYLLLFRVLLTWFPQVNWSNQPFAALSQISDPYLNLFRSIIPPLGGMDFSPILAFLVLNLAGSFLAGLSRLPLGQGF
- a CDS encoding biotin carboxylase; this encodes MRLRSLRLILISFFIGFLWSVFTPSALALTKIKLSDLSYKDCPAELAKGAVVSNGSGSANCYIVTGKAENGTYKTVYDADIFGRIYDANNNPILQNRTRLGSIAEVPPGVSDFELRISVPANQPTPLQLKQFKASGFSSQVRR